A single genomic interval of Lathyrus oleraceus cultivar Zhongwan6 chromosome 7, CAAS_Psat_ZW6_1.0, whole genome shotgun sequence harbors:
- the LOC127101588 gene encoding 50S ribosomal protein L19, chloroplastic yields MASRKLFSSLLRSPLTRSPPEFHFPNYFRSLSFSNLTSPLSPPVDVTGFSQTNAFLRVESGNGLTRLPSVQHGSMLVPHFQSRFMSTETNSVDSSSQDSSLLEPEVPRPIKFKRLDKTARHIMQILDKEAVEEVKGQREMPDIKPGYIVQLKVEVPENKRRVSIIKGIVIARRNAGLNTTFRIRRMVAGVGIESLFPLYSPNIKEIKVLDKKKVRRAKLYYLRDKMNALR; encoded by the exons ATGGCTTCACGAAAGCTCTTCTCGTCTCTACTCCGTTCACCTCTCACTCGCTCTCCACCGGAATTTCATTTTCCGAACTATTTCCGGTCACTCTCTTTCTCCAACCTTACTTCTCCTCTTTCTCCGCCGGTCGAT GTTACAGGGTTTTCTCAAACGAATGCATTCTTGAGAGTTGAGTCTGGTAATGGTTTGACTAGATTGCCTTCGGTTCAGCATGGTTCTATGCTTGTCCCTCATTTCCAAAGTAGGTTTATGTCTACCGAGACGAATTCTGTTGATTCTTCTTCTCAAGATAGTTCCTTACTGGAACCTGAAGTGCCTCGTCCCATCAAATTTAAAAGATTAGATAAAACCGCGAGGCACATTATGCAG ATTTTAGACAAGGAAGCAGTGGAGGAGGTGAAAGGACAAAGAGAGATGCCTGATATAAAGCCTGGTTACATTGTGCAGCTCAAAGTG GAAGTACCGGAGAACAAGAGGCGTGTTTCAATTATAAAAGGGATTGTTATTGCAAGGCGTAATGCTGGACTCAATACTACATTCAGAATTAGAAGGATGGTAGCTGGGGTTGGGATTGAGTCTTTATTCCCACT GTATTCACCTAACATAAAGGAGATAAAGGTGCTGGACAAGAAGAAAGTGAGAAGAGCCAAGCTCTACTACCTGCGGGATAAAATGAATGCACTTAGATAA